In Luteitalea sp. TBR-22, one genomic interval encodes:
- a CDS encoding sulfite exporter TauE/SafE family protein, with translation MGEMVLYGLAGFAASLVDGALGMGFGPTSSSILLSTGLAPTAVSASVNIAKVATGAVGAISHWRFRNLDRELVLRLAIPGCVGALIGVTVLSNVKGSTIRPYLAMLLTLVGVRILLRFSRPLPPKVKDTVPIEGSTKRELIYDKRGVRTAGFLGGITNGMIGAWGPVVTPFLLHRGVRPRFAIGSVNTAEIAVASTAAFSLIAAVGSGGFKPSVIVPMLLGGVVAAPVAAWATRRIPARLMGVSVAGLLLLTNAKELIAWAGLRSAAAIYGVYGVILVAVLIAALRPHPAPPAEPTASDASSPN, from the coding sequence ATGGGTGAAATGGTCCTGTATGGGCTCGCGGGCTTTGCGGCGTCCCTGGTCGATGGCGCATTGGGCATGGGCTTTGGTCCGACGAGCTCGAGCATCCTGCTGAGCACCGGGCTTGCGCCCACGGCGGTGTCGGCGTCGGTCAACATCGCCAAGGTCGCCACGGGAGCCGTCGGTGCCATCTCGCACTGGCGATTCCGCAACCTCGACCGGGAACTCGTGCTCCGCCTGGCGATCCCCGGGTGCGTCGGGGCGCTGATTGGCGTCACCGTCCTTTCGAACGTCAAGGGCTCGACCATCCGGCCGTATCTCGCGATGCTCCTGACCCTGGTGGGCGTCCGGATCCTGCTGCGCTTCTCGCGCCCCCTGCCGCCGAAGGTCAAGGACACGGTGCCCATCGAGGGCTCGACCAAGCGAGAGCTGATCTACGACAAGCGCGGCGTGCGGACCGCCGGGTTCCTGGGCGGGATCACCAACGGGATGATCGGTGCGTGGGGACCGGTGGTCACGCCCTTCCTGCTGCACCGCGGCGTGCGTCCGCGCTTCGCGATCGGCTCGGTCAACACGGCCGAAATCGCTGTGGCGTCGACGGCGGCGTTCTCGCTGATCGCCGCGGTCGGCAGCGGCGGTTTCAAGCCTTCGGTCATTGTCCCGATGCTGCTCGGTGGAGTCGTGGCGGCCCCGGTGGCGGCCTGGGCGACGCGTCGCATCCCGGCCCGCCTGATGGGCGTGTCGGTGGCCGGCCTGCTGCTGCTGACCAATGCCAAGGAACTGATCGCCTGGGCGGGCCTGCGGTCCGCCGCCGCCATCTATGGCGTGTACGGCGTCATCCTCGTCGCCGTCCTCATCGCCGCCCTCCGTCCCCATCCCGCGCCGCCGGCCGAGCCCACCGCGAGCGACGCGTCCTCGCCCAACTGA
- a CDS encoding Gfo/Idh/MocA family protein, producing MTHTPRRQFIKQGLLGTAGATIASLGTSAKSYAAIQGANDRINLAVIGVRNQGTVHLNAWCGLKDSHNVAVRTVCDVDERLWAPAVSLVSGKSGITPTTQWDLRKVFEDKTIDAVSIVVPNHWHALAMIWAVQAGKHVYVEKPASHNIWEGRRMIEAARKYDRFVQVGLNNRSGIAVREAIAFLHGGGIGKLYMARALCFKARDSYGVAKEGPTPAEFHYDMWVGPAAWQPYAEKRTHYNWHWYWNTGNGDTGNTGPHQLDIARWGLRKDEHPVTVYSAGGIYGFRTDDATQTPGRRVYGDVEAYGHDRTTQETPNTQTATYKYADGTLLEMETRGRYTNHEGSQGQEVGNLFFGEDGWLEISGGTWRAFKGRSREPIAGSKPDTPDGNHWANFIEALRANRKAELHADIHEGHLSTSLCHLANISYRTEQALRFDGAKEQFVGAPAADALLRRPAYRQGFEVPSQV from the coding sequence ATGACCCACACACCTCGTCGCCAGTTCATCAAGCAGGGCCTCCTCGGCACGGCCGGCGCCACCATCGCCAGCCTCGGCACGAGCGCGAAGTCCTACGCCGCCATCCAGGGCGCCAACGACCGCATCAACCTCGCGGTGATCGGCGTCCGCAACCAGGGCACCGTGCACCTGAACGCCTGGTGCGGCCTGAAGGACAGCCACAACGTCGCCGTCCGCACCGTGTGCGACGTCGACGAGCGCCTCTGGGCTCCCGCGGTGTCCCTCGTGTCCGGCAAGTCCGGCATCACGCCGACGACGCAGTGGGACCTGCGCAAGGTGTTCGAGGACAAGACCATCGACGCCGTCTCGATCGTCGTGCCCAACCACTGGCACGCGCTGGCGATGATCTGGGCGGTGCAGGCGGGCAAGCACGTGTACGTCGAGAAGCCCGCCTCCCACAACATCTGGGAAGGCCGGCGGATGATCGAGGCCGCCCGCAAGTACGACCGGTTCGTGCAGGTGGGCCTCAACAACCGATCGGGCATCGCGGTGCGTGAGGCGATCGCGTTCCTGCACGGCGGCGGCATCGGCAAGCTCTACATGGCGCGCGCACTCTGCTTCAAGGCGCGCGACTCCTATGGCGTCGCCAAGGAGGGACCGACGCCGGCGGAGTTCCATTACGACATGTGGGTCGGGCCGGCCGCGTGGCAGCCCTACGCCGAGAAGCGCACCCACTACAACTGGCACTGGTACTGGAACACCGGCAACGGCGACACGGGCAACACCGGACCGCACCAGCTCGACATCGCGCGCTGGGGCCTGCGCAAGGACGAGCACCCGGTGACGGTGTACTCGGCCGGCGGCATCTACGGCTTCCGCACCGACGATGCGACGCAGACGCCGGGGAGACGCGTGTACGGCGACGTCGAGGCCTACGGGCACGATCGCACCACGCAGGAGACGCCGAACACGCAGACGGCGACCTACAAGTACGCCGACGGCACGCTGCTCGAGATGGAGACGCGCGGCCGCTACACCAATCACGAGGGCAGCCAGGGCCAGGAGGTGGGCAACCTGTTCTTCGGCGAGGACGGGTGGCTGGAGATCAGCGGCGGCACCTGGCGGGCGTTCAAGGGACGCAGCCGCGAGCCCATCGCCGGGTCGAAGCCGGACACGCCCGACGGCAACCACTGGGCCAATTTCATCGAGGCCCTGCGCGCGAACCGCAAGGCCGAGCTGCACGCCGACATCCACGAGGGGCACCTGTCGACATCGCTGTGCCACCTGGCCAACATCTCGTACCGCACCGAGCAGGCGCTGCGGTTCGACGGCGCGAAGGA
- a CDS encoding alpha/beta hydrolase encodes MRILIAFTVLLVALICPSAPASAQITVAQDVPYVAGGHPRQVLDIHAPAGARGLPVVFWIHGGGWQTGHKGLVASKPKAFTERGFVFVSINHRLLPGSPMEDVVSDVHTALAWVRAHVAEYGGDPSRVLVMGHSSGGQLAALMCVDDRRLKAAGQSLAFIKGCVPVDADTFDIRAIIEVAETRARVHGLPLPTFGHRQKFGNDPARHRDFSPVTHVAAGKAIPPFLIVHVSENADTGAQARRMKAALEAAGVTATIVSGRDTTHGRINDDIGTPGDPVTSELFAFVDKALQR; translated from the coding sequence GTGCGCATCCTCATCGCCTTCACCGTGCTTCTCGTCGCCCTGATCTGCCCGTCTGCACCTGCGTCGGCGCAGATCACCGTGGCGCAGGACGTGCCGTACGTGGCCGGCGGCCATCCGCGGCAGGTGCTCGACATCCATGCACCGGCCGGCGCCAGGGGCCTGCCGGTCGTCTTCTGGATCCACGGCGGGGGTTGGCAGACCGGCCACAAGGGCCTGGTGGCCTCCAAGCCGAAGGCCTTCACCGAGCGCGGCTTCGTGTTCGTGTCGATCAACCACCGGCTGTTGCCCGGGTCGCCGATGGAGGACGTCGTGTCGGACGTGCATACGGCCCTGGCCTGGGTCCGCGCGCACGTCGCCGAGTACGGCGGAGACCCGTCGCGCGTGCTGGTGATGGGCCACTCGTCGGGCGGCCAGCTCGCGGCCCTGATGTGCGTCGACGACCGGCGCCTGAAGGCGGCCGGCCAGTCGCTGGCGTTCATCAAGGGGTGCGTGCCCGTCGATGCCGACACGTTCGACATCCGGGCGATCATCGAGGTCGCCGAAACCCGCGCCCGCGTGCACGGCCTGCCGCTGCCGACGTTCGGACATCGCCAGAAGTTCGGCAACGACCCGGCCAGGCATCGCGACTTCTCGCCGGTCACGCACGTGGCCGCCGGCAAGGCCATCCCGCCCTTCCTCATCGTGCACGTGAGCGAGAACGCCGACACCGGCGCGCAGGCGCGCCGCATGAAGGCGGCCCTCGAGGCGGCCGGTGTCACCGCGACGATCGTCAGCGGTCGCGACACGACGCACGGCAGGATCAACGACGACATCGGGACGCCAGGCGACCCGGTCACCAGCGAGCTGTTCGCGTTCGTCGACAAGGCGCTCCAGCGGTGA